AATGAACAAACCGCAGCATGGCTTACATTGTCCTTTCATGAACCTCTCCAGATACTGTTTCCATGGACCAGGCTCTGGCTGTCTTAGATTCATGCGGTCAAAATGATAAAATGATACCACACTGTCTTTCGGATTACGGGCCACATATATAACCTATGGagaaataaaggttttttttggCATATAGTTAATGTACAATTTTTAAGTGCTTCACAAAAAACCTTTTTCTTTTAACCTTGCATCCAGCATTCTCAAAAGAACGAGGCAAAAGTTGGATGGGAAGATGAGTTTTGATAACACGAGGGGGATCCATAGTCTCCAGCTTAGTTATAcctaaaacaatataaataaagtatacactttatatatatatatatatatatatatatatatatatatatatatatatatatatatatatatatatatatatatatatatatatatacacacacacagacgcacacacacacgttacaAAACCGTTGTTTTATCTAAACATACCTGCGTTTGAACCATCTGCTGCGGTCATCTCTAAAAACGGCATGCGCACCTGAGTGGGGGCGCGCTTACACTTGTCCACATCTCCATCATTCAGAATTAGATCCACGACTTCCTGTATCCATGTAGTCCCTTTTACAGACGACATGACTATTAAAAGATTATTTACATAGCATTTTGTTGTTTTCAGTGGTTGTGTACTCTACCTGATTTAGGATAAGTGGCAATGAGCAAATCCTCCTCTGACGCCTGGAACTGCTCCACTCTTGTCCAGTACTTGACTATCCGCTCTGGAAATGGGACACCCTGAATTTGACGAATAGTTTCGCTTGTTCTCCGGCTCATATTTTCCAAATCCTTctctgtaatttaatatatagCCATTTTAATATTTGTTCACCAAAACAGATAATAGCGAGTTTTATATAAGAGCTTGGGCGTCCAGTTTCCTTCCTTAATTAGCAACCTTTAGCTTTGCCTGACCAACATAGCCGATGataatgctttatttttaaactaagaaTACGATTTTttatcatttcattattattagcaaATACCTTGAGAACCTTGACCTGACGCAGAGAGGGAGGGTACGTGATGTGTTTTGTTGGACTGGTCTGAACACTTTCTACTGCGCAGCTCGTCTGCGCACTTTCGATATGCAACCTAGCATGACACgtcaaaacttgcaaaattattTTTCGATAATTTTAACTAGTATAATGTGCAGCAGAATAATTGAACACTACTTGAAATACCCTAAGCACATTGTTctttaataacaattttttaaatagcttttaaaaGCATTATTCTTAATCAGAAAAGACATTTCCACAACAAagtttaatagtttaatattttttgcttaATTGTATCTTATGGTCTGTTCTGTTTATATGTGAACTATAGCCGGTTCTTCACCTCTAGTTCATTAGATGTGCTCTTATGTGCTAATGACAATTATagtcaaataaaaacataataataaactgACTTTAATGACTTAATTTACATGACTGATTACTTTTAACAACTGAATGTAAGCCCTAGTTTGTCTACAGCCAGTGTGCTAATCTTTCTGTAATTATTAGACCTGATGCCATATTTTCTAGCATAAAAAGCCATCTGTCCCTTTCTGAGcattaaatgcacaaataaaacccagcatttttctgATAATTTTGAATGCACACTTTCTCAGGAGCTTTTCAAAGCTTAttctctaatttttttttttaattagctaaTCAAGGTTGTCAGACTCGCTAGAAACCGTATGGGCAGGCTTTGAGCCAACAGGTGTTTGACTTGAGGTGGCCTACAAATTAGAAATACAGTATAGATGGGCTACTAAAATACTTAAACAGAATGAACGCCTGTGAAAATATTAGCGACAATCTGTTTCATGCCACAGCTTAACTGATGGTTTACTGATATCATAACATATGATTAGTAATTTTTTGTAATATGTCTGAATGCCACAGGCttgtattatatataaacacCCAGTCGTGGTTCTCATCACAAtgctaataaatattaataagtatCTAAGCTAAGCCTAACTGAGGTATTGAACCACTAAACCATAAGTTTGTTATGAGACAATTTTCGGCAAGagatgcattcatttatttaatatgttttacacagtggatgcccttccagccacaacccagcactgggaaacaccaatacacactcttgcacacacacatacactacagccaatttagcttattcaatttacctatgtctttggacttgtgggggatacaggagcacccgaaggaaacccatgcgaacacggggagaacatacaaactccacacagaaatgccaacagacccaatcggcactcaaaccagcaaccttcttgttgcgaggcgattgtgctacccactaagGCACCATGACGCCCGGCAAGAGATACAACAATTTGAAAATCTGGAGTCTAAGCATTCAAAAAGGAAATTAAATCAAGAATATTGCCTTCATAAATATCAAAATCATGTTCTTAGTCACGCAAAAagtgttgatttatttatattgggAATTTTACAAATTGTCTCTAAAAATAAAAGATGATTTTTcctttaatattctaatgatttttgcctaaataaaaatcaataaatttgaCATCACACAACAACAGCCTTGGATATTGCTGCAAATAATGTACAGGATGAaacaaaaataagcatttatgatgtgtttgttttaaatagtGAAGTGTATTGGAAAAGGACAATCATCATTATGTGATAATGTTCATCAAATGCAGCTTTCCCTTGAGCACTAAAGTGTCAGTCACCAACCTCACCTGTaggataaaataaatacaaaaaaatttttaaaacccCATTTGGcagcaataaaaataaactgcagGTCTAATTTGATCACTTTTtacttcaaaataaaacaaaaatcacctTTCCTCATGAACTCTGAGACAGTACGATCAAATTTTGTATCAAGGACAGTTGAGTAgcttgccattttttttttttttttttttttttcgcataaCAGAAAAAGTTGTCATTTGGACAATATGATCTATTGTAGATTTTGATAACTGCCGTCCAAAGAATTGAGCAATGTGGTTAACTTCATGAGCAGGGTAATGAAATTATAggtattgtagcgaggcagagggaaaacacaaacacagttgagTTGAGTTAcaaacaagtccccggagggtgctttatttacaagtgaaatAGTGATTAAAGTGGTGCTCTTCTTggggtgcgtgctcaagtgctccggggagatggtgaaggatggtgagagttctggtgttggatcggtcacgagctggagtcggctgtgggagagacaaagagacacaagcgttagcgcagggagtcatgtggaaatgaagctcgtcttcctcctgtgtggggctggcttatatctctccctggctgatgaggtccagctgtgagcgatccggagCTGATGAGGTTCCAGCTGGGGTGAATTtgtgaccagggcgacgtggcatcagtGTGCTCGCTACAGTATATTAAACAAGTTGCGAAAAACTCAAACATAATTTCTTAGATACCACAGGGCTCAAGACATTtgataagaaaaaaatacactCATCAGCCAAAACATTACGATCAACAGCTTAATACAGACacattacaaaagaaaaataatattattgacatTCAATtctctatttttaatttaaaaagtgaactttattttttttaataaccttCTGTGGCTCACCATCTTTGTAGGAGAGTTCATGATAGTTACTGCTCATCCGTCAATTCAGTATTTTCCTCATGATTGTGTTGTATGTTCTTAACTACTTGCGTCCATTCTCCTGCATCTAACAAAAGGATTTCAACATATGTCAGATGTTATAATATCTATTGGCTTTTATTATGAAGTGTACTGTGTTGTTTCTCTTTATCTATTTGCTCCCTGTCTGTGGTGTTTTATTCCTTTACCTTGTGCTATGTGCTACCAAAACCTATTGAAGTCAAGTCTGAAATAATTAGCCTAAAAAGTGTAACAGCTAATGCTAACACTGCTTCTGTAGCAGTATGCAGGGAAGGAAACCAAAAGCCACTATGTGATAGGCAAAGACAGGGAACGAATAGATAAAAGGAAACAACAAAGAACCATTGGAAAACCCAAAACACTAATTTCGTCACATAAGGTATGTCTTGgcccacaggtgtcaaatccagttcctggagtgccgcagctctgcacagtttagttcctttatgtttctttatttatggTTGACATTTAAAGTCAGTTGCTAAgcattttatttcagtatgttgatgtttaTCCAACTGAAATTATTCTTTGAATATAGAGCATGTATTGTGAACATCATTCACTTCTAGCACAGTAACGGTAAGAAGTGCTGGTTAAggatattgtggctgaagccctCAAGTTGACATCAACAGAAGGACAACCAATCCAAATGCGGAAAATTACCAAAAGTAATCGTAGgaaatagcaaaataaacataGTAAATTTTGATTCCACTTGgactttaataaacaaacagcAGCATGAATCACATTGCCCTGTCATGAACTTTTCCAGATATTGTTTCCAAGGACCAGGCTCTGGCTGGCTAAGATTCATGTGGTCTAAATGGTAATATGAAACACACGTCTTTCGGATTACAAGCCACATATATAACCTATGGAGAAATTAAGGttacttattaattttttattcttctaatatttgatatttctttttcttttaaccTTGCAACCAGCCTCCCAGAATGAATGAGGCACAAGTTGGATGGGGAGATCCATAGCATCACTCACCCGTATGGCATGGTTATACCTAAATTGTTACACAATGCTAATTATTTAAgatgcattaaaaaacattttgtaaaattgCCAAACAGTTTGTGGTTCTAAAACGCATACCTGCACTTGGATCATCTGCAGTGGTCATCTCTAACAATGTCATGCGCACCTGAGTGGGGGCTCGTTTACATTTTTCAACATCTTCATTATTCAGAATTTGATCCACTACTTCCTGTGTCCATGTAGTCCCTGTTACAGATGACATGACACTTTtgtaaaggaacactccacattTTATAACTTAGTTgagtttaccattttttaatccactcagctGATCTCCGGGTTTGGTGGGAGCACTTTgaccttagcttagcatacattcattttctttagcttagtctctttattcatcaggggttgccacagcaaaataaaccgccaacttatccagcatatgttttacacagcccttccagatgcaactcACTACTGGGAAACgtctatacacacttattcacgcatatacactacaaccaatttaatttattcaattcacctataggtgtaggggaaactggagcacccggaggagaacatgcaaactccacacagaaatgccaactgacccagccgggagtcaaaccagtgacctttttgctgtgaggtgccagtacttaccactgagccaccatgtcgcccaacccaggctcattctgaaaatgtactgctgTCGAATGACTAAATGACAGACTGAcagattgactgacccaccctcctccttccctaaacccaaccaacagtgttttcaaaagcactgattaaccCGCCCACCCACTCCCAACCCAATCGACAGTTTTGAAAAGCAACCCTGAAAAAGAagagcccttgtctgattttcacca
The nucleotide sequence above comes from Danio rerio strain Tuebingen ecotype United States chromosome 23, GRCz12tu, whole genome shotgun sequence. Encoded proteins:
- the sult1st5 gene encoding sulfotransferase family 1, cytosolic sulfotransferase 5; amino-acid sequence: MSRRTSETIRQIQGVPFPERIVKYWTRVEQFQASEEDLLIATYPKSGTTWIQEVVDLILNDGDVDKCKRAPTQVRMPFLEMTAADGSNAGITKLETMDPPRVIKTHLPIQLLPRSFENAGCKVIYVARNPKDSVVSFYHFDRMNLRQPEPGPWKQYLERFMKGQLVWGSWFDHVKGYWRERHKRKIHYMFFEDMKEDPAREVTRTAQFLGRQLSESTIDHIVQMTTFSVMRENPMANYSTLPDTIFDRTASQFMRKGEVGDWKNHFSAEENAAFDEHYQKKMEDCPLPIRFTI
- the LOC103909689 gene encoding sulfotransferase 1C2, whose product is MTGFESSEEQFQKAGTTWTQEVVDQILNNEDVEKCKRAPTQVRMTLLEMTTADDPSADAGEWTQVVKNIQHNHEENTELTDEQ